A single window of Malus sylvestris chromosome 5, drMalSylv7.2, whole genome shotgun sequence DNA harbors:
- the LOC126623250 gene encoding LRR receptor-like serine/threonine-protein kinase GSO1, with protein MSRYGRQTTSLVLYFNFHFFLSLFCYHPLPMVFSQLSTNQKTTMIHLSNNLNTPTRVVPWDVNKEPNPCLWTGVRCNPQTNSSNSSIIQISLSGHSLSSSDFLPLVYRIESLQILDVSDNRLTTIPPGFISDCGKLGGLKLLNFSVNNLVGRLPDFVGFSGLVALDFAENNLNGSIDSELDWLVGLRSLNLSFNHFTGFVPTHLGKSKVLEELELSMNMFDGPIPVELVGYQNFTLIDLSRNRLSGCVPDGIRELAKLEVLILSANKLSGRIPQSISNITSLWRFAANSNNFNGSIPDGIAKHLKNLDLSYNKLSGSIPSDLLSSLNLHTLDLSNNRIEGQIPPVLSPSLVRLRLGSNLLDGKIPSTANATHQKLTYLEMENNNLTGSISPELGDCRNLALLNLAHNHLSGALLAELGKLSSLEVLRLQSNNLSGGIPIQITQLPKLSVLNISWNFLNSSIPPSVSKMQSLINMNLQGNKLSGSIPVGIASMNSLMELQLGENQLSGEIPRMPMNLQIALNLSSNLFQGPIPETLSRLSGLEILDLSNNKFSGEIPGFLTRMGALTQLLLSNNELSGEIPDFRSWVMVNTSGNEGVTNRTTKSTPPQTQKKEMSLSCAGKILFAIGATVFVVVSITILAIPLSGYKLVKKRNY; from the coding sequence ATGAGCAGGTATGGCCGCCAAACCACCTCCCTTGTCCTGTATTTCAACTTCCATTTCTTCTTGTCCTTGTTCTGCTACCATCCTCTTCCCATGGTCTTTTCTCAACTCTCCACAAACCAGAAAACCACCATGATCCATCTCTCCAACAACCTCAATACTCCTACTAGAGTTGTTCCATGGGACGTCAACAAAGAACCAAACCCATGTTTGTGGACGGGAGTTCGGTGCAATCCCCAgaccaattcatccaattcatcCATCATCCAGATTTCTCTGTCAGGGCATTCTCTATCTTCCTCGGACTTTCTGCCCCTCGTTTACCGAATTGAGTCTCTGCAGATTCTAGATGTGTCCGACAACCGTCTGACCACAATCCCACCTGGGTTTATCTCGGATTGTGGAAAGCTAGGCGGGTTAAAGCTGCTCAATTTTAGTGTGAACAATTTGGTGGGTCGTCTGCCTGATTTTGTTGGGTTTTCAGGGTTGGTGGCTTTGGACTTTGCTGAGAATAACTTGAATGGAAGCATTGACTCCGAGTTGGACTGGTTGGTCGGGCTCAGAAGCTTGAACCTTAGCTTCAACCATTTTactgggtttgttccaacccaTCTCGGAAAGTCCAAGGTTTTGGAGGAGCTTGAGCTTTCTATGAATATGTTTGATGGTCCTATCCCTGTTGAACTTGTGGGATACCAGAATTTCACTCTGATTGATCTTAGCAGAAATCGGCTTTCCGGGTGTGTTCCTGATGGAATCAGAGAGCTCGCCAAGTTGGAGGTTTTGATTCTTTCGGCCAATAAGTTATCCGGCAGAATCCCACAAAGCATTTCAAATATCACCAGCCTCTGGAGATTTGCAGCAAATTCTAACAATTTCAATGGTTCAATTCCTGATGGCATTGCAAAGCATCTGAAAAACTTGGATCTCAGTTATAATAAATTGAGTGGGTCGATTCCATCGGACCTTTTGTCATCGTTGAATCTGCATACTCTGGATTTGTCTAATAATAGAATTGAGGGACAGATACCGCCAGTTCTATCTCCGAGCTTGGTCAGGTTGAGACTGGGAAGCAATTTGCTTGATGGGAAGATACCTTCTACAGCAAATGCAACACATCAAAAGTTGACCTACTTGGAGATGGAAAACAATAACTTGACTGGATCGATTTCTCCTGAATTGGGTGATTGCCGGAATTTGGCGCTGCTGAATTTGGCTCACAATCACCTGTCCGGGGCTTTACTAGCAGAGTTGGGTAAGCTTAGCAGTCTTGAGGTCTTGAGACTTCAATCGAACAATTTGAGTGGTGGAATTCCAATCCAAATTACACAACTACCCAAGTTGTCCGTTCTGAATATCAGCTGGAATTTTCTCAACAGCTCAATACCACCTTCAGTTTCAAAAATGCAGAGTCTTATTAACATGAACTTACAAGGCAACAAGCTCAGCGGTTCCATTCCCGTCGGTATTGCCTCCATGAATTCTCTGATGGAACTCCAACTTGGAGAAAATCAATTAAGTGGTGAGATTCCAAGAATGCCGATGAATTTACAGATTGCTTTGAATCTCAGCAGCAATCTTTTTCAAGGACCTATTCCGGAAACTCTTTCAAGGCTCAGTGGATTAGAAATTCTAGATCTCTCAAATAACAAATTCTCAGGTGAGATACCTGGTTTTTTGACTAGAATGGGAGCCTTGACACAGTTGTTACTTTCTAATAATGAGCTCTCTGGAGAAATTCCGGATTTCCGTTCTTGGGTCATGGTCAACACAAGTGGGAACGAGGGTGTGACTAACAGAACAACAAAAAGCACTCCACCCCAAACGCAGAAGAAAGAAATGTCATTGTCATGTGCTGGGAAAATTCTTTTTGCGATTGGGGCTactgtttttgttgttgtatcgATCACCATCCTTGCAATACCACTATCTGGATACAAATTGgtcaaaaaaagaaattattaa